AATCAGATTCCATTCTTTTTCTATCTTTTTTAGATCTTGAAAACATGTATATAGTGGTTCCGATTCAATCGGATAGAAAAATATTTGTTTTGTGTTAAGCTATTAAGCATGAAAAAAACTGACTCCTAGCCAGATAGCTGACTTAGAACACAAGTTAAAGCATCCAAAAGACTATTCTGAACAGAATAGGCTTTGTGTAATTTTGGGCTATGATGAGGGTATCTCAACAAAAAATCTTGCTAAAATACTCCGGATAAGCCCTATCACTGTTCAGGAATACCTCAGAGAATATGATTCCGAAAATAAAACTAGAAGTAGCCCTCGAGGCGGTAGCAAATCAAAACTTTCACAAGACCAAACAGAGTCTCTACTAAAACACCTACAGGAAAAGACCTATCTTAAAGTCAAAGGGATCATAGCTTATGTGCATGAGCAATATGGGATAAAATATTCCCGAAGTGGCATGACAGATTGGCTCATACAGCACGGATTTGCTTATAAACGTCCTAAAAAGATTCCTGGGAAATGAGATCCTGAAAAACAACGAATTTTCATAGAACAATATATGGCTTTAAAGGAGACCTTAAACCCTGATGAAGAGATCTATTTCATAGATGCTGTGCATCCTGAACATCAGTCCCAAGCCGTATATGGATGGATCAAAAAAGGCGTTCAAAAGACTTTGCAGACATGCAGGAAACAATTGCGATTGCATTTTTCTGGAGCTCTTTGCCTGACAGGAATGAAGATTTTTACAGAGGAATATAAGACAGTTGATGCCGATGCAATGCTCGATTTTTTCAAGAAGCTAGAAAAACAGACAGAGGCTCGAATTATTCATGTAATTTTGGATAATGCGAGATCAAACAAAAATAAGAAACTAGAAGAGTTTCTGATGTCTTCTAGGATTAAAGTGCACTATCTCCCTCCTTATTCGCCGAATTTGAATCCTATTGAACGCTTGTGGAAGATCTTAAGGGAAAAGACGGTATACAATCGATATTACGAAACGTCGGTGACTTTTTTTCAGGCAATGAGAGGATTCTTCTTAGAAGAGATACCGAAAATAACAGATATTTTGAAATGTAGGATAAACGACAAGTTTCAAGTCGTTGACTTGAAACTTGTCGTTTATCCTACATTTTTCTATGCGATTGAATCGGAACCACTATATACATGCCATAATTGCACACAAAGAAGGGGTTGCTCCTTAAACGGAGTAGGTTAAACTCTCCAATATAAACGAGATTTTTTCAAATCTCAAAACCGCTCATTAAAGAGCAAAAAAATGAGGAGCAACCCATGAAGCATTATATTGGATTAGATGTATCAATGAAAAGAACTTTTATCTGTGTATTAAATGAACAAGGTAAGATTGTCCATGAAGGTTCAGAAAAAACAGATCCTGATTTACTAGCAGATTATTTTTCCAAAAGAGATTTTCAAGAAATCGTTGTTGGCTTTGAAAGTGGATGTTTATCTCATTACCTAGTCACAGGATTTAGAAAAAGAGCTATAGATCCCCTATGTATGGATGCAAGGAAGCTGAGTACGATTCTTGCTTTGAAAATAAATAAGACAGACAAAAATGATGCACGAGGAATCGCAGAAGCTCTTCGATCAGGTATGTATACACGAGTACACTGTAAGCCCCAAGATTCAGTAGAAAAAAGCATTTTGTTAGTTTCCAGAAGAGCGCTAATTAAACAGCAAACGCAGTTAAAAAATACTGTAAGGGGCTTGCTTAAAAGTTACGGAATACGATTGGGATCTGTGGGATCCAAAAGATTTTCGTCTGTGGTTGTAAAGCAGATAGAAAAACAGGAAAAAAGTATTGTTCTGAGCATAACCTCTCTATTAAATACCTTTGATAAGGTA
This is a stretch of genomic DNA from Candidatus Rhabdochlamydia oedothoracis. It encodes these proteins:
- a CDS encoding helix-turn-helix domain-containing protein codes for the protein MADLEHKLKHPKDYSEQNRLCVILGYDEGISTKNLAKILRISPITVQEYLREYDSENKTRSSPRGGSKSKLSQDQTESLLKHLQEKTYLKVKGIIAYVHEQYGIKYSRSGMTDWLIQHGFAYKRPKKIPGK
- a CDS encoding IS110 family transposase, whose translation is MKHYIGLDVSMKRTFICVLNEQGKIVHEGSEKTDPDLLADYFSKRDFQEIVVGFESGCLSHYLVTGFRKRAIDPLCMDARKLSTILALKINKTDKNDARGIAEALRSGMYTRVHCKPQDSVEKSILLVSRRALIKQQTQLKNTVRGLLKSYGIRLGSVGSKRFSSVVVKQIEKQEKSIVLSITSLLNTFDKVVEEVEKLDKEMLKLVSQDKEVQRLMTIPGVGPVTALTYKTEIFDPTRFNDSKSVGAYLGMTPKQYASGEVQRQGRISKCGSSELRSLLVEAGIVMLTRSKKWSKLKAWGLKIMRKKGMKKAALAVGRKLSVIMHKMLIEQKEFIYGEPKAESFQV